Sequence from the Methanobrevibacter arboriphilus genome:
TAAAGTTGTAGATTTAAAAACTGATGAAGAAGACATTGGTTGGGCTAAAATGGAAGAACCAAATCTATGGTATTCTGAAGATGTAATTGAAATTGTTGATGAAGATAACATTAAAGATAAAGATTTCAAAGATAAAAAATTTAATGTTGATGAGCTTAAAGAAAGAAATCGTGATTTTGAAGAACCTTCATTAACTTCTGGTGGTGCTGAAGGGGGAGGTTAATTTATTATTATTTAACCTTTTAATTTATTATTTTTTAATTAATTATATTTAATTAATTAATTTTATTTTCTCATTTAGTTACATTTCTCATTTATTTATATTCTCAGTTACTTATATTTGAATTGATTTAAATTTAATTTAGTTATACTTCTTACTTGTATTTCTTATCTACTTATATTTTCATTGATTTATATTTCTTATTTGATGGTTTAATTTATAATATTTTATATTTATATGGTGAAATAATGGAAAATAAAATACTTATAGGAATAATAGCATTTATTCTTGGGATTATAGTAATTGCATTTCCTCTTCTTAGTGTTGGATTTCTTGTAGTTGCTTCTGGTTTGTCGGTCTGTATTTTAGCTATTTATTGGATAATTAGGGGTATTCAACATTGGAATGAAAATAAAGCAACCTGTGTTTTGTATGTTTTAGTTGGATTATTTGCATTCTTTTTTGGACTTGTTTTAACAGGTAATTTCCCACTATTCTTATTTACTTCTAGCTTCTTATTGTATATAATTGGGTTTCTAATGATAATATTTGGTATAGCTGGAATAATTAATAATGAAAAGAATATGTCAAAAATATCTTCATTATTGTTCTTTATATTTGGTATTGTTCTTTTAATTTTTGCTAATTTAATATTTGAAAATCCATTATACTTAGCACTCATCATTGGAATAGCTTTGATGATTGAAGGAATTTCTTTAATTTTAGAATCAAAAGATAAAAAGATTGGTTCTGAAGAAAAATAAAAAGATTAGTTCTTAAATTTTTATTTTTTAGACGTTATTTTAATTTGTTTTTTAAATTAAATTTTATTTTATTTTTTAAATTATTTTTTAATCATTTTTAATCTATATTTTTAGCTATTTTTTAACTATATCTTTTTAATTATTTTTTTTATTTATGTTGATTGTTTTTTGATTGTTTTTTTATTTTTTATCTAATTTTTAATCATTTTTAATCCATTTTTTAATTCATATCTTTTGATCTTCTGAATTTTATTATTTAAAAATTTCTCTTTTTTCCTTGTTTCATTTTATACATTTCTCATGGAAACATTTATTAAGAGCATTAAATATAAATATACATATTATTTGTGTTATTAGAGGGGATTAATATATAACTATATTGTATATATATTGATTATATTAATGAAGGTGTTTATATGGAAAATAAAAGTGTTGTAGGAATAGTGGCAATTATTCTTGGTCTTATAATTATGATTTTCCCATTTGTGAGTCAGTTTGTTTTATCTATTATAGCTGGAATTGGGATTTTAATTTTAGGTATTTATTATATCATTCTTGGATCAAACTTATGGTCAATAAGTAAAGGAAGTTCTATTGCTCATGTAATATTGGGTATTTTTGGTATTATTGTAGGGATAATTCTTTTAGGAAATATATTGATATTTGACCTTTTAGTGGGATTATACTTATATATAGTTGGTTTTATGTTATTATTATCTGGTATTGTAGGTTTATTCACCAGAAGCATAATGATGACAAAAGCATCTGCAGCTTTAATGGCTTTATTAGGTATTATCACTATAATCCTTGGATATTTCGCATTACTAAGCCCAATCTATGTATCTATAATTTTAGGTATTAGCTTACTTATCGATGGAATTGCTATTGCTATGGGAAATTTTGATCAAGTAGATGATGTTGATCAACTGGACGATTAAAATTTCTGTTATTTAATTATTTATTATTCATTATTTATTGTTTTGATTGTAAATTTTTTATTCAAATATTTTTCCTCTCTTTTTATTTTTTTATATATAATTCTTAACTTTTAATTTTTAGTTTTGTATTGATTTTTTAAGAGAGATAATAAAATTTATTTATTTTTCTTATTTTTTGACTTTTTTATAAACTTTTAAATTTCAAACTTTATTAGCTATCAAAAATTTTAAATATTAATAAAAACATATTTATATTGTTAATATTAACAATCCTAAGTTAAGATAATTGTTGATATTAATTATTTAATGATAAATTTAGACTGATATAATTAGATGTATATTATTGATTATTAATCCATAATATAATCATAAAAAATCATAATTTAACAAATTATTATTAGATAATTTAAAAGATCATTCAATTAATAAAGAATTTCTTAATAAAAAATTATCCTATAATAAATAATAGGGTATTTTAATTATATTTAGTAATTCTAATCATATTTATATCTTATTTAATATAATACATTCGGAGGATTAAAAATGTTAAAAGTAGAAGTATTCACATCTCCAAGTTGTCCTTATTGTCCAATGGCTGAACAAGTTGTAGAAGAAGCAAAAAATGAAATTGGGGACGAAATGGAAGTAGAGGTTATTAATATAATGACTGATAGACAAAGAGCTGTTGATTATGGGATAATGGCAGTTCCAGCTATAGCTATTAATGGTGTTGTTGAATTTGTAGGAGCACCAAGTAAAAATGAATTAATGGCTAAATTAAAACAATAATTTAAGACAATTATTCAATTATTTAATTTATATTAATTTATTTATTCTTATAATTCTTTTTTATTTTTATTCTTATAATTTTTATTGATTATATTAACTTCTCTAAGTTAATCTTATTTTTTTAACTATGTCGATTTTTTAATTTTATTTTTCTGAGTTTTTATTGGTATGTTATTTTTATATTTTTAGATCTTTTTATAATATTTTTTATTAATATTTTTAAATAATATTTTTAAATATTTTTTCTGCTTTTATATTGTATCCTCATATATTTTTCAATTATTTTAAATATCATTATTGATAAAGATATTGTTGAATATATGGATTAATATTATGAATATATGACTTGATATTTTGATTAATATATGAATTGGTTGTAGATACTTAATTTTTATTAAAATAATTTAATGTAGCTGTTTTTATGAATAACTATGAAAAAGAAAATCAATTTGATAAAAATGATTATACTCACTCTAATGTTGATTATGGATTAACTACTGGAAGTATAGCTACAGCTACTTCACTTGCAGCTATTAAAAAGATTATTAATTCTAATGAGGAATTTAATATTGTTAAAATTATAACTCCTTTTGAGGAACTTGATGTTGATATTGAAAAATGTGAACTAATAAATGAAAATAAAGCAGAAACAATTGGAGTTAAATATCCTTATAATGATCCAGATGTTACTGTTAATTTAAAAATAATTTCTTCGGTTGAATTAATTGATAAAAAAGAGATTTATAAAAGAAATATTTATAAAAGTGATATTTATAAAAGAGATACTTATAAGAAGATCATGGATACTAATAATTTAGATATTGATGAGAAGATTGAGAATAAGGTTATTGTTGAAGGTGGCTTTGGTGTCGGAACTATAACTAAACCAGGCCTTCAAATTCCAGTTGGTGAATCAGCAATAAATCCTGTTCCATTGGATATGATTCAAAAAAATTTAGCTGGTCTTGTTCCTGATGGAAAAATAGCTAAAGTTATAATTTCTGTTCCAGAAGGTGAAAAAATAGCTAAAAAAACAATGAATCCTAAACTAGGGATTATTGGAGGGATTTCTATTCTTGGAACTACTGGCATAGCTAGGGCAATGTCAACAAAAGCTTATAAAGATTCTCTTCTTTGTCAACTCGATATGGCTATAGCTTTAATAGATGAAGGAAAGTATAAAAAAGATGAAATTGTTTTTGTTCCAGGTAATATTGGGGAAAAATTAGCCCTTAGAGATTTAAATCTTAAAGATAATAAAAAGGTTAAGAAAGATCAAATTGTTCAAACAGGGAATTATATTGGTTTTATGCTTGAAGAAGCTAAAAAAAGAGAAATTGATAAAATCACCCTGTTTGGTCATATTGGAAAGCTTGTTAAGGTAGCTGGAGGTATTTTCAATACTAAACATAGTATTGCTGATGGAAGAAGAGAAATAATAGCTACTCATGCAGGATTGTGTGGTGCAGATACAGAAACCATTAAATCAATTTTTGATTCAAAAACTACCGAAGGAATGATTGATATTCTTAAAGATAAGAATATTAATAAAAAGGTACTAAATAGCATTAGCTTAGCTATTAAAGAAAGATGTTTAGAAAGAGCTGATATGGATGTTAATGTGATTTTAGTTGATATGGAAGGAAATCAGCTAAATTCAAAAATATAAATATTAAATTCTAATTTAGATTATTAAATTCTAATTTTTTAGATATTTTCTAAATTAAATATAAAAAATATTATAATAATTAATATAATCTATTATAATATAATATTAGAATTTTTTATAAAAATTATCCTATAAAAATTATCATATATCTAAAAATATTAAGTATATTATTAGTTTATACATCTAATTGATATAATTATAATTAAATTAGATATAATTATAATAAATCAATATGAATATAATTTATATACTTAAATTATTACTTTTCAAAACCTAGGAAAAAAATTATTATTTATAATAATGAAATTATAAAA
This genomic interval carries:
- a CDS encoding DUF2098 domain-containing protein, which gives rise to MNIKDARGKTIEIGFYIRYTGTGTIGKVVDLKTDEEDIGWAKMEEPNLWYSEDVIEIVDEDNIKDKDFKDKKFNVDELKERNRDFEEPSLTSGGAEGGG
- a CDS encoding DUF308 domain-containing protein, which gives rise to MENKILIGIIAFILGIIVIAFPLLSVGFLVVASGLSVCILAIYWIIRGIQHWNENKATCVLYVLVGLFAFFFGLVLTGNFPLFLFTSSFLLYIIGFLMIIFGIAGIINNEKNMSKISSLLFFIFGIVLLIFANLIFENPLYLALIIGIALMIEGISLILESKDKKIGSEEK
- a CDS encoding DUF308 domain-containing protein, giving the protein MENKSVVGIVAIILGLIIMIFPFVSQFVLSIIAGIGILILGIYYIILGSNLWSISKGSSIAHVILGIFGIIVGIILLGNILIFDLLVGLYLYIVGFMLLLSGIVGLFTRSIMMTKASAALMALLGIITIILGYFALLSPIYVSIILGISLLIDGIAIAMGNFDQVDDVDQLDD
- a CDS encoding MJ0307 family thioredoxin; this encodes MLKVEVFTSPSCPYCPMAEQVVEEAKNEIGDEMEVEVINIMTDRQRAVDYGIMAVPAIAINGVVEFVGAPSKNELMAKLKQ
- the cbiD gene encoding cobalt-precorrin-5B (C(1))-methyltransferase CbiD yields the protein MNNYEKENQFDKNDYTHSNVDYGLTTGSIATATSLAAIKKIINSNEEFNIVKIITPFEELDVDIEKCELINENKAETIGVKYPYNDPDVTVNLKIISSVELIDKKEIYKRNIYKSDIYKRDTYKKIMDTNNLDIDEKIENKVIVEGGFGVGTITKPGLQIPVGESAINPVPLDMIQKNLAGLVPDGKIAKVIISVPEGEKIAKKTMNPKLGIIGGISILGTTGIARAMSTKAYKDSLLCQLDMAIALIDEGKYKKDEIVFVPGNIGEKLALRDLNLKDNKKVKKDQIVQTGNYIGFMLEEAKKREIDKITLFGHIGKLVKVAGGIFNTKHSIADGRREIIATHAGLCGADTETIKSIFDSKTTEGMIDILKDKNINKKVLNSISLAIKERCLERADMDVNVILVDMEGNQLNSKI